A genomic segment from Streptomyces antibioticus encodes:
- a CDS encoding MFS transporter: MRPERSLRAARAATFTYFVLNGTLLGMWVVQIPPIEERAGIGHAVLGGFLVLLGLGAFAGMQVAGPLADRLGTRRVVPVSAVLCAATLVLPGLAADPWALAVALFAFGFGNGCLDVSMNAHAVQVEKAYGRPVMSAFHATFSVGGVLAALAGAATAGLGWGPAATLGTAGALAVLIALGVAPSLLPAEDRPADAPQQASGRPARTPARIWILAVLALLVTLCEGAANDWSVLHLKTVLGASDSVSAFAYGTFAAAMTVGRLLADRIAARFGPVAILRHGSATAAVGMTAVALSPWIWLALVGWALFGAGLAGCVPQLFSAAGHADPAAAGANVSRVAGLGYLGMLAGPALIGWLTHLVPLNLTFLLPAAFCVVAAAMAGVLRGHTVTEPKVAQPL, from the coding sequence ATGAGACCGGAACGATCACTGCGCGCGGCCCGCGCCGCGACCTTCACCTACTTCGTCCTCAACGGGACCCTGCTGGGGATGTGGGTCGTGCAGATCCCGCCCATCGAGGAGCGGGCCGGCATCGGGCACGCCGTGCTCGGCGGCTTCCTCGTCCTGCTGGGGCTGGGCGCGTTCGCCGGTATGCAGGTGGCGGGACCGCTCGCCGACCGCCTCGGCACCCGCAGGGTCGTGCCCGTCTCCGCCGTGCTGTGCGCCGCGACCCTGGTGCTGCCCGGCCTCGCGGCCGACCCGTGGGCGCTCGCGGTGGCCCTGTTCGCCTTCGGGTTCGGCAACGGCTGCCTGGACGTCAGCATGAACGCCCACGCGGTACAGGTCGAGAAGGCGTACGGACGTCCCGTGATGTCCGCGTTCCACGCCACGTTCTCCGTCGGCGGGGTGCTCGCCGCCCTCGCCGGCGCCGCCACGGCCGGGCTGGGCTGGGGGCCCGCGGCGACCCTGGGCACGGCCGGGGCGCTCGCGGTGCTGATCGCCCTCGGCGTCGCCCCGAGCCTGCTCCCCGCCGAGGACCGGCCGGCCGACGCCCCGCAGCAGGCGTCCGGGCGCCCCGCCAGGACACCCGCCCGTATCTGGATCCTGGCCGTGCTCGCCCTGCTGGTCACGCTCTGCGAGGGCGCGGCGAACGACTGGAGCGTGCTGCACCTGAAGACCGTCCTCGGCGCCTCGGACAGCGTCTCCGCCTTCGCCTACGGCACCTTCGCCGCCGCCATGACCGTCGGACGGCTCCTCGCCGACCGGATCGCCGCCCGCTTCGGCCCCGTCGCGATCCTGCGCCACGGCTCCGCGACGGCCGCCGTCGGCATGACCGCGGTCGCCCTGTCCCCGTGGATCTGGCTCGCGCTGGTCGGCTGGGCCCTGTTCGGCGCCGGGCTGGCGGGCTGCGTCCCGCAGTTGTTCAGCGCGGCGGGTCACGCCGACCCGGCGGCCGCGGGCGCCAACGTCTCCCGGGTCGCCGGCCTCGGCTACCTCGGCATGCTCGCGGGGCCCGCCCTGATCGGCTGGCTCACCCACCTGGTCCCGCTCAACCTCACCTTCCTCCTGCCGGCGGCCTTCTGTGTCGTCGCCGCGGCCATGGCCGGGGTGCTGCGCGGGCACACGGTCACGGAGCCGAAGGTCGCGCAGCCGCTGTGA
- a CDS encoding VOC family protein, translating into MFGTTKAFSSFSVDDLDTARKFYGETLGVGLSEENGILTLHLAGGRDVLVYPKPDHTPATYTTLNFLVDDIEAAVGELSGRGVRFERYDHLATDDQGIHRDEGPLIAWFTDPAGNVLSVIEEPGGDGS; encoded by the coding sequence ATGTTCGGCACGACCAAGGCGTTCAGCAGTTTCTCGGTGGACGACCTCGACACGGCCAGGAAGTTCTACGGCGAGACGCTGGGCGTCGGCCTGTCCGAGGAGAACGGCATCCTCACCCTGCACCTCGCCGGTGGGCGGGACGTCCTCGTCTATCCCAAGCCCGACCACACCCCGGCGACCTACACGACCCTCAACTTCCTCGTCGACGACATCGAGGCGGCCGTCGGCGAACTGAGCGGAAGGGGTGTGCGTTTCGAGCGGTACGACCACCTCGCCACCGACGACCAGGGGATCCACCGCGACGAGGGCCCGCTGATCGCGTGGTTCACCGACCCCGCGGGCAACGTGCTGTCGGTCATCGAGGAGCCGGGCGGCGACGGTTCCTGA
- a CDS encoding DeoR/GlpR family DNA-binding transcription regulator, protein MGNADRLSRIREAVRATGSATVGELAALTGASEMTIRRDLDALAAQGVLERVRGGARSTVLRGEEPPFALRAHDGVESKALIAAEAAGLIADGETVVLDSGTTCLEVAKVLRGRRVTVMPLSLQAVHLLGENPGRTTLLVPGGRPRPGEGALTGPLTLASLAALRFDTAVIGCCGLAADQGLTAYDLDDAVVKQAAIGSARRVVAVADGSKLAHTAHAFVAPVSALHTLVTDASAPRAELAAIEAARVSVLTAGPAPG, encoded by the coding sequence ATGGGTAACGCAGACCGTCTGAGCCGGATCAGGGAGGCCGTGCGCGCGACGGGCAGCGCCACGGTCGGCGAGCTGGCCGCCCTCACCGGCGCCTCGGAGATGACCATTCGCCGCGATCTGGACGCCCTCGCCGCCCAGGGGGTGCTCGAACGCGTCCGCGGCGGTGCCCGCAGCACGGTCCTGCGCGGCGAGGAACCCCCTTTCGCGCTGCGCGCGCACGACGGCGTCGAGAGCAAGGCCCTGATCGCGGCGGAGGCCGCGGGTCTGATCGCCGACGGGGAGACGGTGGTCCTGGACAGCGGCACCACCTGTCTGGAGGTCGCCAAGGTGCTGCGCGGCCGCCGGGTGACGGTGATGCCGTTGTCGCTCCAGGCGGTGCACCTGCTCGGCGAGAACCCTGGGCGGACCACGCTCCTGGTGCCGGGCGGCAGGCCCCGGCCGGGGGAAGGCGCCCTCACCGGGCCCCTCACCCTCGCCTCGCTGGCGGCCCTGCGCTTCGACACCGCCGTCATCGGCTGCTGCGGCCTCGCGGCGGACCAGGGGCTGACGGCGTACGACCTCGACGACGCCGTGGTCAAACAGGCGGCCATCGGCTCGGCCCGGCGGGTCGTCGCGGTGGCGGACGGCAGCAAACTCGCCCACACCGCCCATGCGTTCGTCGCTCCCGTGTCGGCGCTGCACACCCTGGTCACCGACGCGTCCGCCCCGCGCGCGGAACTCGCCGCGATCGAGGCGGCGCGGGTGTCGGTCCTGACGGCGGGACCGGCACCCGGCTGA
- a CDS encoding FUSC family protein — protein sequence MRAESSRAERAQIVHRSLRVTLAAAAGFYTFLYGLDEPLLALYSLFAPIALGLLSSVPGSGRQRAAVMLKALPVGLVLVTLGTVLAVETWAAVLGMLVVGFVLAYAAVAGPRPAGAAPGLQLFYILACFPPYEPDTLGLRLAGLTTGVLLLALCEVFLLPQPPGETYRHSLARAVATAGDVLAGRTVLTPGALRAEGARLRLSNVPPAERPAGPRRADRALSQAGTAARRLLEQLAHLTETGQLRDLLRAADRTDSPARWLLPRVAGRCGECAEGLRTGQAVPGPRGLDEAIGAFQDMRVRQTADPAADEVPVPVLRRQAGLLAAAESVRVLEISVRIALDGRRTPPIEPRELFWYTEASAPRLWLRRLVGNMTPRSVQFHNAVRIALALGAARLVAGALDLTHGFWVLLAVLTLSRTTVGETWTAIRAAMAGNLVGAVAAGALLITVGQRTDTDAVLLAPGMLIAFALGPLLGIAWAQGLFTLVVATAFAQIAPASWQLAEARIVDVVTGSAIGLLCGLLAWPAGARREVRRTMAGLLRACGPLIEGTATTLTAVPPGSAPPAQTLPALHRLRLAESAYAQFRSEPAPEGSSGADWHALLIAAHQILLGAQWLPRFDLPGRALPPDAAEWARADARTVAGRTYRLAELCVEGDRGGSAVAGEESPAGGGASAMAGEESPAGGGASAGSPAPERPGLSRPPPPLPLPTLVDLDSWLTSLTRQLSRAEADLRTEPRARSGRPISFRRPAGP from the coding sequence ATGCGCGCTGAGTCTTCGCGGGCCGAGCGGGCGCAGATCGTGCACCGGTCGCTCCGGGTGACCCTGGCGGCCGCCGCGGGCTTCTACACCTTCCTGTACGGCCTCGACGAACCGCTGCTCGCGCTGTACTCCCTGTTCGCGCCGATCGCCCTCGGCCTGCTGTCGTCCGTCCCGGGTTCGGGGCGGCAGCGGGCCGCGGTGATGTTGAAAGCGCTGCCCGTGGGTCTGGTGCTGGTGACGCTCGGGACCGTGCTGGCGGTGGAGACCTGGGCGGCGGTCCTCGGGATGCTCGTCGTCGGATTCGTCCTCGCCTACGCGGCCGTCGCCGGACCGCGGCCCGCGGGGGCGGCGCCCGGACTCCAGCTCTTCTACATCCTGGCCTGCTTCCCGCCCTACGAACCGGACACCCTGGGCCTGCGTCTGGCCGGGCTCACCACGGGCGTGCTGCTGCTGGCGCTGTGCGAGGTGTTCCTGCTGCCGCAGCCGCCGGGTGAGACGTACCGGCACAGTCTCGCGCGGGCCGTGGCGACCGCCGGTGACGTCCTCGCCGGCCGGACCGTCCTGACGCCCGGGGCCCTGCGCGCGGAGGGCGCGCGGCTGCGGCTGTCGAACGTGCCGCCCGCGGAACGCCCCGCCGGCCCGCGCCGCGCCGACCGCGCGCTCTCCCAGGCGGGCACCGCCGCCCGCCGGCTCCTCGAACAGCTCGCCCATCTCACCGAGACCGGACAACTCCGCGACCTCCTCAGGGCCGCCGACCGAACCGACTCCCCGGCCCGCTGGCTGCTGCCGCGGGTCGCCGGCCGGTGCGGCGAGTGCGCCGAAGGACTGCGGACGGGACAGGCCGTTCCCGGACCGCGCGGCCTGGACGAGGCGATCGGCGCGTTCCAGGACATGCGCGTACGGCAGACCGCGGACCCGGCGGCGGACGAGGTCCCGGTCCCGGTGCTGCGCCGCCAGGCCGGGCTGCTGGCCGCCGCCGAATCGGTGCGCGTCCTGGAGATCTCCGTACGCATCGCCCTCGACGGCCGGCGCACCCCGCCGATCGAGCCGCGCGAGCTGTTCTGGTACACCGAGGCGAGCGCGCCCCGGCTGTGGCTGCGCCGTCTCGTCGGCAACATGACGCCGCGCTCCGTGCAGTTCCACAACGCCGTCCGGATCGCCCTGGCGCTCGGCGCGGCCCGTCTGGTCGCCGGGGCGCTCGACCTGACCCACGGGTTCTGGGTGCTGCTCGCGGTGCTCACCCTGAGCCGGACCACCGTCGGCGAGACCTGGACGGCGATCCGCGCGGCCATGGCCGGGAACCTCGTGGGCGCCGTCGCGGCGGGCGCCCTGCTGATCACCGTCGGACAGCGCACCGACACCGACGCCGTGCTCCTCGCCCCGGGCATGCTGATCGCCTTCGCGCTCGGACCGCTGCTCGGGATCGCCTGGGCGCAAGGACTGTTCACGCTGGTGGTGGCCACCGCGTTCGCCCAGATCGCCCCGGCCTCCTGGCAGCTCGCCGAGGCCCGGATCGTGGACGTGGTGACGGGCAGCGCCATCGGCCTGCTGTGCGGGCTGCTCGCCTGGCCGGCCGGGGCGCGCCGGGAGGTACGGCGGACCATGGCGGGGCTGCTGCGGGCGTGCGGTCCGCTGATCGAGGGCACCGCCACCACGCTGACGGCCGTCCCGCCCGGGTCCGCGCCGCCCGCCCAGACCCTGCCCGCTCTGCACCGGCTGCGCCTCGCCGAGTCCGCCTACGCCCAGTTCCGCAGCGAACCGGCGCCCGAGGGATCGTCCGGCGCCGACTGGCACGCGCTGCTCATCGCGGCCCACCAGATCCTGCTGGGGGCGCAGTGGCTCCCCCGGTTCGACCTGCCCGGCCGCGCGCTGCCGCCGGACGCGGCGGAGTGGGCCAGGGCCGATGCGCGGACGGTGGCGGGGCGGACGTACCGGCTGGCGGAGCTGTGCGTCGAGGGCGACCGGGGCGGGAGTGCCGTGGCAGGAGAGGAGAGCCCTGCAGGCGGAGGCGCGAGTGCCATGGCAGGAGAGGAGAGCCCTGCGGGCGGGGGCGCGAGTGCCGGGAGCCCTGCCCCGGAGCGCCCCGGCCTGTCCCGGCCCCCGCCTCCCCTCCCCCTCCCCACCCTCGTCGACCTCGACTCATGGCTGACCAGCCTCACCCGTCAGCTCTCCCGCGCCGAGGCGGACCTCCGCACGGAACCGCGGGCGCGCTCCGGGCGACCGATCAGTTTCCGGCGGCCGGCCGGTCCTTGA